A region of the Gopherus flavomarginatus isolate rGopFla2 chromosome 3, rGopFla2.mat.asm, whole genome shotgun sequence genome:
CCCAGCACTAACGTGCAGATTCTGGTGCATGTAAACAAATACGGCACATGCAAACATGCATCTTTGTATGAATGAAGGGTTCTCTTTGCCCTCCCGTTTCACATGGTGGCATTGTAGGACGATGTTTGTGCCTCAGTGCAAAAGCACTGTGGAAATGTTATCCCATGCTGGTGCAAACTTTTTATCTTGGAGGACAATAACTAAAAGGTAGTAACAGTATTGGTAACACAGGTATACCTTTAGAACCACACCTGTCATATTTGGCAGGCATAGCTTCACCAAACCCACATGGATAGTTTGCATGGGTTTAGATTTCCACACAAAATCATGTGTCTGGCCAACACTAGCATTTATTACtaataaacaataatatttaCATTTATAGTCTTATGTTGACACAATCAAGAGAGCTGTATGAAACGTTTCACAGCAAAAATGAAACTGGTACAGTTTGCAGACATTTTCAAAAAGTCAAAAAAACATATCCTGTCTTGCGTTAAGAAGCTTTAACATtgcacttagaatcatagaagattagtgttggaagagaccctaagtcatctagtccaagccactgctcagagcagggccaatcccaactaaatcttaGCAAATGTACAAGGGGACTTCTGTTgaggaaaaagaagaatattttcaaaaaatctcaaaatatgggaagatttttaaaatgctttgaatCTGGATGATATTGGGCAAACTACTGTGGTTCAAATTGTCATAACATTTTGTATACTTTTTCAGGGTCATATAAAACTGTCACAAAATGGAAGGCAGACATTTCCCAGTATGAGACAAAAAAACAATGCACAATAAGTTTGTATTGGTACTTACCTTGAAAATGAATGGACCCTTGACCCATTTACTCAGACTCACCAAAGATGGGCTCCCTTCAAAAGCTACCAGTTTTCTTCAATAaataagggtgtgtctacatagGGAATTATTCCAGAAGTGCTGTTCTggattaactccatgtgtggatgctcttattccagCATAAGAGTGCTTTATTCCAAATTAGCCATTAAACTAAATTGGGAACAAGGCACTCGTAATCCAAAATAAGAGCAGCCACATGTGGAGTTTATCAGGAATAGTTAATCTGTTTTAAATTAACATCCTATTTTACTCTGGATTAATTTTCATGTGCAAAAAGCCCTAGTATAACTTTACCTCAGTACTTTCAGTAGCTTAAATATTCCCTATAAGTACAGGAAAGTTTGGGGTAACTTTATATATCTTAAACAAAACTAGCAATGAAAAAAACTCCACCTCTTGTGCATGTGAATAGATTTGTTTTTCATTGATTTGAATTGAGCCATCCTATCTattggtgcctaaatcccattaagTCTAATTTTCCTGTATATTTACTAAGGAACAGAATGTAAacttagcaaagaatcctgtggcaccttatagactaacagacgtattggagcatgagctttcatgggtgaatacccacttcgtcaaatgcataTCAGTGACGTCAATGTCACATGCatccgaggaagtgggtattcacccacgaaagctcatgctccaaaacgtctgttagtctatgaggtgccacaggattctttgctgcgtttacagatccagactaacacggctacccctctgatatttgacagaATGTAAACTGTATAAAATACAGGCTATAGTGCTTGTACTATACAGCACATATGTGCTTTGTACGTCTTGTGATCTGAGTAAGattgtccatgttaaaaaaatgttCATGATTATTTGCGAAGCTCTCTTATATGAGCAACCTTAAACTTGGGTCGCTGCTAGCATTTTTTCCTTGTCTTCTACTTGTATgtgcctctgcctctctctctcgttcacacacacacacactctctctctctctctctctctctatttccccttaattttattttgttttttcacatGTCCCATCCTTTCCCATCACAGatatattttaaacagaaatgAGCTGGTGGCAGAACACTCACTACCTACTGTCACCTACAGGCAAAAAAACTTGAAACCCATCAGtagtgaaatatttattttaaacaaacagttttaaGTTGGGACATATTTAAAAAGACTGCTGTTTTAATTGTGGTTTTAATCAATAATTTACAATGCTTCACAGTCAAAAATGGTCTCAGTTCATTCAGTTAAATATGGGTCCCTCAGAATTTCACAGGTATGGGAAGTCTGCAGATAAATGAGATGTTTTTGCCTATACAACCTAACAGGGACCcactctggaacagcctttccttTATCAATATACAGGAGATCTGTGCCAAGGTGCCTTACTGATCTTCAGTGGTGTTATGTTATATGTAATTTGAGAGTAGAGTTGGCTGATATTTTTAActgcaaaatttttcacaaaataaaaagtgtgaaaatgttttgatatttttagATGTGACATTTCTAAATGAAAGTGTGTCATtcctgttatatccttgggggcagccagtttaggaagaaatcgcttgaggccagacagctaacaaaactaccatttatttacagacacagagctcgtctaaccggccgaagctggctgggctatcccctaataatctaactcagttgccataggaacaaaaaccatgacaaccaaatacacaacatattctcCCCCCCGATAAGAACaccccctaaataaaacacacactagactagagaagtagggtagactgcctccattcccggctaaaccctggggattattttgccccataaccgtggattcgccctagctaaagatccagccggtgaggaggccttctgtctctaggtggattacggtgaACTTCtagtgttgttgcacccgaaagtaccatgggctcagggtccgcagcacaaacaggtgaggaggtggtatcagctcgtgctaggcaaaggggtatctcagccgccggcagtaatggaggagaacagttaAGAACAGGTGATTCATGATTCAGTGTCTCAccggaagaggtgaagtcagaccactcaactgcagatgtgtcctgaggactggcatgacctggcaacagctgatctacatgtcgccgccaggtaagattctttgcagtccggactgtgtaggaaacagttcctgtttgagtgatgatcgtggcagggacccatttagctctggaagtataattccaagccaaaactggctgtcccggggtAAAGGTTTGGTCTGTTGCTCTGGGTGcctgtctgatgacttgatattgctgctgatgttgcataaTTTGTTgaggttcagaaggtttcagcagatcaaagcaagtgcacagctgtcatcccatcattagaaaggctggggatgcctgggtcgtagcatgaggtgtgtttctgtaggaaagtaagaaggtatccagatgcttttgaatggagtgttgtccccttgctgatttcaaagcgtgtttcattgtctgcacaaatctttcagctaatccgttggtggatggatgatatggtgctgatgtgatgtggtgtatcccatttgccttcataaaattttgaaactcctgagagatgaactgcggtccgttgtcgctcacaagttgttctggcagaccaaaACGACTAAAAAGTCCccatagtttttggatagtactctctgcagtagtggactgcattatagagacttctggctatttagaatgggcatctactgccaccaagaacacgCTTCGTTCAAGGGGGCCAGTGAAGTCattgtgaatacgttgccacgggttttcaggccagtcccatgggtgtaggggtgcccacttgGGTGcgttcctcacaccctgacatgacatacaagcttttgccttctctttaatagcactgtccaatccaggccaccaaaaatagcatcgtgcaatttccttcatgcgcactattccacagtgactggaatgtagctgttctaacatctgtgatttCAATGGTGGTGCAATAATGatacgtctcccccacaacaaacaaccagattggaccgataactccgtcctcctggacatgtaggtaacaaggtcggatgagaccggagaggtttgtcgagattttccatgcatcaccaggtccatcaCTTGGGACAATACGGGGTCAACGCGAGTTACCTTccttatctgagtagcagtgatgggtgtattctccacctgttcaaagtagaagatttcctttcgggcactatcttgatgtttgaccagcaaaggcaaccttgagaggccatctgcattgccgtgcagagtggatttccgatatttgatttcatatgtgtgtgctgaaagtaacaatgcccagcgtTGCATACGACtggcagctaatgggggaatgcctgtgtagggtccaaaaattgaaatcagaggtcgatggtctgtgagaagagtaaattttcgcccaaacaggtactaatgaaacttctgaattccaaaaacaattcctaatgcctcacgttcgatttgggcgtagttagtttctgcattgcttagagtgcgtgaagcaaaagcaataggtctctcttctcccaaagacataatgtgtgacacgactgctcccactccataaggggaggcatcgcaggtcaattgtaggggtaaggatggatcaaagtgcattagaacttcagaatttagcaatgcatccttagctttgttaaatgcaataatcacaggcttcagtccacttccaggccttgttctgccccaggagctcatgaagtggtttcagcagtgtggctaactgtgagatgaactttccattatagttcagtagtcctagaaaagAGGGCAGCTGGCTTACCTTTCGAGGtaggggagcctccacaatagctttaacttttgcaggggccttatgaagacctgcagaatcaatgatgtgtcccaaatattcaacagagggcttgaagaattcacacttgtctttgtgaactcgtaggccatactcttccagtctttgtagggtagcctctaaattctttaagcgatcctcttcattccttccagtgaccaggatatcatccagatagcactgaactccttacaagccacacaagatctggtccatagccctctggaacagggcgggagcagacgatattccgaagggtaggcgacagtatcgataaagccccttatgagtcacaatagtcaacagctcttgggacttttcatcgacgtgcatctgtaaatatgcttgactcagatcaatcttactgaacttttgtcccccagccaggcctgcaaagaggtcatcgatgcggggaagcaagtattgctctgcacacaacactcgGTTGACAATGACTTTAAAATTACTGCAAATCCGGAgaaagccatctttcttcactattggaacgataggagtggcccatgagctatgggtaattggtattaggactccattggtgaccaggcactccaggtctgcttcaacttttggcctgatggcatatggcacagttcgggctttcagatactttggtggactgtcagatttaatgttcaatgtcacagtgattcccttcatacttcccaaatcatctccaaaaacagcagcatgtttccttagtataggggtgagactggtttcttctttagacatccggtgcacttctgcccagttcagctgaatcttcccaagccaagacctacccattaaggctgggtagttacctctcaccacaaacagtggcaatttagcagcctgtccattgagccccaccttaacatcaatagtgcccaatatgggcacagcttctcccgtatatgtcttcagaacagtttttgttaccttaagcggaagatgctctagcttttctttatacacagtctcggagaccagcaaaatggctgcaccggtgtccagttccatgcgtataggtttgccatccaacaacagggttacccagtattcatgtgagcccaccgccaaagacaaaacatgcagtggcaatTCCTCTTGTGATGaagtgtcaccttgatcatcctgggtctgctctagggtatgcagggttcctcttttttgtcggccagaccacaggcctctttttcttttgtttacaggcacactcaatgtgtccctttttgccacagtgtcgacacaccaggtccttacaccagcattctgatgcctggtgacccggcttaccacagcggtaacattcctgacgctgcacagttttgtgggtaggttcttgtgaaaCTTTTTGCatcctaggggatgcaccgatgtattgcacatcccttgtagccagttccatggagacagcaatatcaacagccttctgtaaagtaagctgagcctctgtcagtaggtgcttccgtatagcttcactgtagaggccacacactaacctgtcacgcagggcatcatttaacatcccCTTAAATTCACaatgttctgctagctttttttaaattgctacaaattgtacaactgtttcatcttctttttggtctcttttgtggaacctatatctttcagcaattaccagtggttttggggaaaaatgggaccccaggatttccacaatgtcactgtaagatttagtctcaggcttaacagggtgtagtaagctgcatagcagggactaggttttagcccctacaacacttaagaatattggcaccttcttcgcttctgtaatgtcatttgcaataacaaaaagctcaaaacactcagtatacacatgccactatattctcatcaaaaggttgcAGTGGCCTGGTCAGACTAGCCATGatgtttagtttcactttcacagtcagtgcaaacaagcagttt
Encoded here:
- the LOC127047330 gene encoding LOW QUALITY PROTEIN: uncharacterized protein K02A2.6-like (The sequence of the model RefSeq protein was modified relative to this genomic sequence to represent the inferred CDS: substituted 1 base at 1 genomic stop codon), whose amino-acid sequence is VTYMSRRTELSVQSGCLLWGRRIIIAPPLKSQMLEQLHSSHCGIVRMKEIARCYFWWPGLDSAIKEKAKACMSCQGVRNAPKWAPLHPWDWPENPWQRIHNDFTGPLERSVFLVAVDAHSKXPEVSIMQSTTAESTIQKLWGLFSRFGLPEQLVSDNGPQFISQEFQNFMKANGIHHITSAPYHPSTNGLAERFVQTMKHALKSARGQHSIQKHLDTFLLSYRNTPHATTECTYVKLIGFSVLKNDFIFILQPVPT